One region of Juglans microcarpa x Juglans regia isolate MS1-56 chromosome 7S, Jm3101_v1.0, whole genome shotgun sequence genomic DNA includes:
- the LOC121240317 gene encoding secoisolariciresinol dehydrogenase-like, protein MNGASSLLAPIAKRLAGKVALITGGASGIGESTARLFAEHGAKVIIADVQDELGFSVCLDKSINGAISYVHCDVTSESDVQNAVNTAVSKHGKLDIMFNNAGCTGQNKASILDHEQQDYKTVFDVNVLGSFLGAKHAAKVMIPAKRGTILFTSSCASQSHGLASHSYTASKHAVVGLTKNLCVELGQYGIRVNCISPYGAATPLFLKGMGIDKKEKAEEILSSAANLKGPVLEAGDLAEAVLFLASEESKYVSGLNLVVDGGYSATNVAFPETIQKFFT, encoded by the exons ATGAACGGCGCATCGTCCTTGCTAGCTCCCATTGCTAAGAG ATTAGCAGGCAAGGTTGCTTTGATAACCGGAGGTGCAAGTGGAATTGGCGAGAGTACGGCAAGACTATTCGCTGAACATGGTGCTAAGGTCATCATTGCTGACGTCCAGGACGAGCTTGGTTTCTCAGTTTGCCTAGACAAAAGCATCAATGGTGCCATTTCCTACGTCCACTGCGATGTCACTAGCGAGTCTGATGTCCAGAATGCTGTCAATACTGCGGTGTCGAAGCATGGAAAACTCGACATAATGTTCAACAATGCAGGCTGTACAGGCCAAAACAAAGCAAGCATCTTAGACCACGAGCAGCAGGATTACAAGACTGTTTTTGATGTGAATGTCTTGGGGTCATTTCTGGGGGCAAAACACGCGGCCAAAGTAATGATTCCAGCGAAAAGGGGCACCATTCTATTCACCTCAAGCTGTGCGAGTCAGTCACATGGATTGGCCTCACACAGCTACACGGCGTCCAAGCATGCCGTTGTGGGACTAACAAAGAATTTATGTGTTGAGTTGGGTCAGTACGGAATTAGAGTCAATTGCATATCACCATATGGTGCGGCCACCCCTTTATTCCTAAAAGGGATGGGAATAGACAAGAAGGAAAAGGCGGAAGAGATTTTATCCTCCGCCGCAAATTTGAAAGGGCCAGTTTTGGAAGCAGGAGATTTGGCAGAAGCAGTGTTGTTCTTGGCGAGCGAGGAGTCCAAGTACGTGAGTGGGCTCAACCTAGTCGTGGATGGGGGTTATAGCGCAACCAATGTAGCTTTTCCAGAGACCATACAAAAGTTCTTCACCTAA